In Leclercia adecarboxylata, a single genomic region encodes these proteins:
- a CDS encoding ATPase, T2SS/T4P/T4SS family yields MTDAAFYQLGPLREYLEDPTVFEIRINCFQEVICDTFSGRRVVQNAAITADFIRNLAKSLVSSNKLTMQAINDVILPGGIRGVICLPPAVIDGTTAVAFRKDLAADKNLEQLTSEGIFSDCRKITGSKQSLTDDDFFLKELHSSEKWPAFLQTAVEKKRTIVICGETGSGKTVLTRALLKSLHKDERVIILEDVHEVTVDHVVEAVYMMYGDAGKIGRVSATDALRACMRLTPGRIIMTELRDDAAWDYLKALNTGHPGGVMSTHANSARDAFNRIGLLIKATPIGRMLDMSDIMRMLYSTIDVVVHMEKRKIKEIYFDPEYKMQCVNGSL; encoded by the coding sequence ATGACTGATGCAGCTTTCTATCAACTTGGCCCACTGCGCGAGTATTTAGAAGATCCTACTGTTTTTGAAATTCGCATTAACTGCTTTCAGGAAGTTATCTGTGATACGTTCAGCGGCCGCAGGGTTGTGCAGAACGCGGCAATTACGGCAGATTTTATTAGGAACCTTGCTAAATCGTTGGTGAGCAGCAACAAGCTGACCATGCAGGCCATTAATGACGTGATCCTGCCTGGCGGGATCAGGGGCGTTATCTGTCTGCCCCCTGCGGTGATTGACGGTACAACGGCCGTAGCGTTTCGTAAGGATTTGGCGGCCGATAAAAATCTGGAGCAGCTGACCAGCGAGGGGATTTTCAGTGACTGCCGGAAGATTACCGGCAGCAAGCAAAGCCTAACGGATGATGATTTTTTCCTTAAAGAGCTGCACAGCAGCGAAAAATGGCCCGCATTCCTGCAAACCGCCGTTGAGAAGAAACGCACTATCGTGATCTGCGGTGAAACCGGGTCGGGGAAAACGGTACTCACGCGCGCGCTGTTAAAATCGCTACATAAAGACGAGCGTGTAATTATTTTAGAGGACGTTCACGAAGTCACGGTCGATCACGTTGTAGAAGCCGTTTATATGATGTACGGCGATGCAGGAAAGATCGGCCGCGTCAGCGCCACTGATGCCCTGCGAGCCTGTATGCGTCTGACACCGGGCCGTATCATCATGACTGAGCTTAGGGATGATGCTGCGTGGGATTATCTTAAAGCACTTAATACCGGCCATCCAGGCGGTGTTATGTCAACGCACGCTAACTCTGCGCGCGATGCCTTTAACCGTATTGGGCTGCTTATCAAGGCGACCCCTATCGGCCGTATGCTCGATATGAGCGATATTATGCGAATGCTCTACTCCACCATTGACGTTGTGGTGCATATGGAAAAGCGGAAAATCAAAGAAATTTATTTTGACCCTGAATATAAAATGCAGTGTGTGAACGGGAGCCTGTAA